A window from Macaca thibetana thibetana isolate TM-01 chromosome 7, ASM2454274v1, whole genome shotgun sequence encodes these proteins:
- the LOC126959297 gene encoding uncharacterized protein LOC126959297 produces MDEIRQTLTTPLSLTLTHFPDVRTRAHNLSIEVPPPKLTPWTPPPTPPRLRLRRTEDPDGPSTWQSSLFPLRTINHTVQYWPFSASDLYNWKTHNPSFSQDPQALTSLIKSILLTHQPTWDDCQQLLQVLLTTEERQQVLLEARKNVPGPGGLPTQLPNKIDEGFPLTRPDWDYETAPEAIVRQPPDRWITNACLTHYQALLLDTDRVQFGPPVTLNPATLLPVPEDQPSPHDCRQVLAETHGTREDLKDQELPDADHTWYTDGSSYLDSGTRRAGATVVDGHNTI; encoded by the exons ATGGACGAAATAAGACAGACGTTGAcgactcctttgtctctgaccctgactcacttccctgacgtTCGGACTCGAGCCCACAACCTCTCCATAGAAGTCC ccccgcCCAAACTCACCCCTTGGACACCGCCACCGACACCTCCTCGTCTCCGCTTGCGGCGGACTGAGGACCCAGATGGCCCTTCCACTTggcaatcctccctttttcccctccgtacCATCAATCACACGGTCCagtactggcccttctctgcctctgacctctacaactggaaaacccataacccttccttttcccaagacccccaggccctaacctcgttaataaaatccattctcctcactcaccagcccacttgggatgattgccagcaactcttgcaggtcctcctaaccactgaagaaaggcagcaagtcctcctggaggcccggaaaaatgtgccaggaccaggaggcctcccaacccaacttcccaatAAAATAGACGAGGGATTTCCCCTCACCCGCCCAGACTGGGACTATGAAACGGCACCAG AGGCCATAGTGCGGCAGCCCCCGGACCGGTGGATAACCAACGCATGCCTAACCCACTACCAGGCCCTCCTACTGGACACGGACCGCGTCCAGTTTGGCCCTCCGGTCACCCTAAACCCTGCTACGCTGCTGCCGGTACCAGAAGACCAACCAAGCCCACACGATTGTCGGCAAGTACTGGCTGAGACCCATGGAACACGGGAAGACCTTAAAGACCAAGAACTCCCAGACGCGGATCACACCTGGTACACAGACGGCAGCAGTTACCTTGACTCAGGTACCCGGAGGGCGGGAGCGACGGTAGTAGATGGCCACAACACCATTTAA